Proteins encoded by one window of Marinoscillum sp. 108:
- a CDS encoding Ig-like domain-containing protein — MMKTFISIIMVIWAYCAMAQNPIVYLKYDEASGTQTALDEAGGLSFQVANTFNKPERVSGVAGKALRTDGFSTWASRDLTTNFGGTMTVETWISLESYPSDHEVPYGNLTPSAIISQMQGDQGYQIGINTFGVYWFSVNVNGLKYTCQAPNPFPLYEWVHVAGVVDAGASVMRLYLNGQEVASASIPNGGTIQEASAPLIIGKSNVDTYSGIFLINALNAAIDETKIYDIAKSGTAISSAYQALVANIPTSGFESLAVPSSRFANDVQRPVYHAMPAANWTNEPHGMVEYNGQYHLFYQRTPNGPFKTMMHWGHMISSDFVNWEHEKDALWPTLEWSSTSGYDMKGIWSGDVVVDNGTAHAFYTNVNHSGPYNPGISHATSSNGRLENWTKLGPVIDREVVADFRDPYLWKEGTTWHMIIGAKLTSGRGGLEYYTSSDLNNWTRQSQFTTLDYNQVAPAQSLWEMPVFESIGNGKHILIVNPIPGPGHTRAVYWTGVWSGGLFTPDYTQPKNLDVIHGHLSPTVARNTNGQLVGMGIVDERWDSQAQLDAGWCHTFSLPRVYTLLADGQTLGQSPAPELQTLRIPGTAITQTNLSVSGTQKIQAKGQSMELIVELNPNTAGDKYGVNFLVSDDGQEITRLYYDAVNKQVVLDKLNSSLSPRSFERLSFTEDYDETAFGKPEKFHIFLDHSAIDVFINGKAAFSNRIYPTMVSSNGVELYSDGGTTTFTSVQSYLLGAGGQGIGVTSVSLNKSSLILPLTTSGTLTASVSPATATNQQVTWTTSNAGVVTVVDGKLTPVAKGTATVTASAANGHSATCEVTVSDAPTYLVYDFESGNLSGWTVSGAAFATADVTSDIAWWGGLFQHQGTYHLHGFKDGGDGQVGSLTTSNFTLGSHGQIELLIGGGNDINNLFVGLYRASDDALLAKVTANNHETYSKVIIDGSAALGTVCYLKAVDNSTGGFGHLNLDDVRIPIQSGTPIAATGVSLNQTALTLAPQATFALEATVSPSNAANQSVTWSSSNTGVATVSSAGLVTAVATGQAVVTVTTADGGFTEQATVTVSNQEFLIYDFESGDLTGWTISGTAFVNADVTTAANWGWGGPFTPQGSYHLWGVSSGSDTETGSLRSQDFVIGGDGIIAFMIGGGFDINTVYLALVRKSDGVELMKATGDDNDSENYVSKQFDASAYIGVECYVRLVDNSTGGWGHINLDNLVVPIGNNNVPATGVSLNASSLTLTAGASKSLVATVTPANSTNKDICWSSSNINVATVNDGVVTGVSAGTATITATTIDGGFTAQATATVVAQDYLVYDFESGNLSGWTTTGSAFVSADVTTDVNWGWGGPFNQQGSYHLWSVKSGGDADTGTMQSQDFILDGNGVITFMIGGGFDLNTLYLALVRKSDGAVLMKVTGDNNDSEAYATRQFNAVDYVGTECYLKLVDNSTGGWGHINLDNVRIPVASVSVTGVDLDQASVILTEGHSTTFTATVLPVGASNQGVSWSSSNTNVATVDANGTVTAIASGSATITVTTNEGAFSDQTSVTVEAQQYLVYDFESGNLSGWTSTGNAFVSADATNAVNWGWGGPFNPQGTYHLWSVQSGSDADTGTLQTADFTLGGNGIITFLIGGGFDFNTVYLALVRKSDGAVLMKATGDNNDSEDYIQKQFDASAFVGTECYLKLVDNATGGWGHINLDNLIIPTVGNATARITEELEKVEETIVLRVYPNPVTDELHLDLPKESVYELSILSMDGREVRNQTLTGSTLDVRALNPGMYLVMVTTDSQKHVFRIIKR; from the coding sequence ATGATGAAAACATTTATCTCCATTATTATGGTGATCTGGGCATACTGTGCTATGGCACAAAACCCCATCGTCTACCTGAAGTACGATGAAGCCAGTGGAACTCAAACGGCGTTGGATGAGGCAGGAGGATTGAGTTTTCAAGTTGCGAATACGTTTAATAAACCAGAGCGAGTCTCTGGTGTCGCCGGCAAGGCGCTAAGAACCGATGGGTTCTCAACCTGGGCCAGCCGGGATTTGACCACCAATTTTGGTGGTACTATGACCGTGGAGACATGGATCAGTCTGGAAAGTTATCCGTCTGATCATGAAGTGCCCTATGGTAATCTTACCCCATCGGCTATCATCAGTCAGATGCAGGGAGATCAGGGCTATCAGATCGGGATCAATACATTTGGTGTGTATTGGTTTTCGGTCAATGTCAATGGCCTCAAATATACCTGCCAGGCACCAAACCCATTTCCGCTCTATGAGTGGGTACATGTGGCAGGTGTAGTAGATGCGGGTGCCAGCGTGATGAGGCTGTATCTAAACGGACAGGAAGTAGCTTCGGCATCCATACCCAACGGAGGCACCATACAGGAAGCTTCTGCTCCCCTGATCATTGGTAAGAGCAATGTGGATACCTACAGCGGGATTTTCCTGATTAATGCACTTAATGCAGCGATAGACGAAACCAAAATATATGACATTGCGAAATCCGGGACCGCTATTTCTTCAGCATATCAGGCCTTAGTTGCTAATATTCCCACATCGGGTTTTGAGTCGCTGGCCGTACCATCCAGTCGATTTGCAAACGATGTTCAGCGGCCTGTATATCATGCTATGCCAGCTGCCAACTGGACCAACGAACCCCACGGTATGGTGGAGTACAATGGTCAATATCACCTGTTTTATCAGCGCACGCCCAATGGCCCATTCAAAACCATGATGCACTGGGGACATATGATCAGCAGTGACTTTGTAAACTGGGAGCATGAGAAAGATGCCCTTTGGCCTACTTTGGAGTGGTCATCTACTTCCGGCTATGACATGAAAGGTATCTGGTCTGGTGATGTAGTGGTGGATAATGGAACTGCCCATGCCTTTTATACCAATGTGAATCATTCCGGGCCTTACAATCCGGGGATTTCGCATGCCACCAGTAGCAATGGTCGATTAGAGAACTGGACAAAGCTTGGCCCAGTGATTGACCGAGAAGTAGTGGCAGATTTCAGAGATCCTTACTTGTGGAAAGAAGGTACGACATGGCACATGATCATTGGAGCAAAACTCACCAGTGGAAGAGGTGGACTAGAGTACTACACTTCTTCAGATTTGAACAACTGGACACGTCAATCTCAGTTTACTACATTGGATTACAATCAGGTAGCCCCGGCTCAGTCTCTGTGGGAAATGCCAGTATTTGAAAGTATAGGAAATGGCAAACACATACTAATAGTCAATCCGATTCCCGGCCCAGGTCACACCCGGGCGGTATACTGGACCGGTGTTTGGTCTGGAGGGCTTTTTACGCCTGACTACACTCAGCCTAAAAATCTGGACGTGATTCATGGGCACCTTTCTCCTACAGTGGCCAGAAACACCAACGGCCAGTTGGTGGGTATGGGGATCGTGGATGAGCGGTGGGATTCACAGGCTCAGCTGGATGCCGGCTGGTGTCATACGTTTAGCCTTCCGCGCGTTTACACCCTGCTGGCAGATGGGCAGACATTAGGACAAAGTCCGGCTCCAGAGCTGCAAACATTGCGGATACCAGGCACAGCCATCACCCAAACTAACCTTTCCGTATCTGGTACACAAAAGATACAGGCAAAAGGTCAGTCAATGGAGTTGATCGTGGAACTCAACCCGAATACTGCGGGTGATAAGTATGGAGTGAACTTCCTTGTGTCGGATGATGGGCAGGAGATTACCCGACTGTACTATGATGCAGTGAACAAGCAGGTAGTTCTGGATAAGTTGAATTCTAGTTTATCACCACGGAGTTTTGAAAGATTAAGCTTTACAGAGGACTATGACGAAACCGCTTTTGGCAAGCCCGAGAAGTTCCATATATTCCTTGACCACTCTGCTATCGATGTGTTTATCAATGGTAAAGCGGCATTCTCCAATAGGATATATCCAACCATGGTTAGCAGTAACGGTGTGGAGCTATATTCTGATGGAGGAACGACTACTTTCACTTCTGTACAGAGCTACTTGCTAGGGGCTGGAGGACAAGGTATTGGTGTGACCAGTGTTTCACTAAACAAGTCAAGCCTTATTTTGCCCCTAACAACCTCTGGTACTTTGACAGCCTCGGTCTCTCCGGCAACCGCCACCAATCAGCAGGTTACCTGGACCACCAGCAACGCTGGGGTAGTGACGGTTGTTGACGGGAAATTAACACCTGTAGCCAAAGGCACAGCTACGGTCACGGCGTCCGCAGCAAATGGTCACAGTGCTACATGCGAAGTGACTGTTTCAGATGCACCAACTTATCTGGTGTATGATTTTGAGAGTGGTAATCTTTCAGGCTGGACTGTATCAGGTGCAGCTTTCGCCACTGCAGATGTCACGAGTGACATTGCCTGGTGGGGAGGCCTATTCCAGCATCAGGGTACCTATCACTTGCATGGTTTTAAAGATGGAGGAGATGGACAGGTAGGATCTCTTACTACAAGCAATTTCACATTGGGATCCCATGGCCAAATCGAACTTTTGATAGGAGGAGGAAATGACATCAACAACCTTTTTGTGGGTCTTTATCGTGCCTCTGATGATGCGCTACTTGCGAAAGTGACAGCCAATAACCATGAGACCTATTCCAAAGTGATCATTGATGGATCTGCCGCACTGGGTACAGTCTGCTACCTCAAAGCGGTGGACAATTCTACCGGAGGATTTGGGCATTTGAACCTTGATGATGTACGGATTCCTATTCAGTCCGGAACACCGATAGCTGCTACGGGCGTTTCGCTTAATCAAACCGCTTTGACTTTGGCACCACAGGCAACCTTCGCTTTGGAGGCTACGGTAAGTCCTTCCAATGCAGCCAATCAATCGGTGACATGGTCTTCAAGCAACACGGGGGTAGCTACTGTGAGCAGTGCAGGTTTGGTCACTGCTGTGGCCACTGGTCAGGCGGTAGTGACGGTGACTACTGCCGATGGCGGATTCACAGAGCAGGCCACCGTGACGGTGTCTAATCAGGAGTTTCTAATCTATGACTTTGAAAGTGGTGACCTTACTGGGTGGACCATATCTGGTACAGCATTTGTCAATGCGGACGTTACCACGGCAGCAAACTGGGGCTGGGGAGGCCCATTTACACCACAAGGTAGCTATCATCTTTGGGGAGTCAGCTCTGGGAGCGATACAGAGACCGGGTCGTTGAGGTCTCAGGATTTTGTGATTGGTGGAGACGGTATTATCGCTTTCATGATAGGGGGTGGTTTTGATATCAATACTGTCTACCTCGCCCTGGTCAGGAAGTCTGATGGAGTGGAGTTGATGAAAGCGACCGGAGATGATAACGACAGTGAGAATTATGTCTCCAAACAATTCGATGCTTCGGCTTACATTGGGGTAGAGTGTTATGTCAGACTTGTGGATAATTCTACAGGTGGATGGGGACACATCAACTTGGATAACCTGGTGGTGCCTATTGGCAATAATAATGTGCCAGCTACAGGAGTGTCATTAAATGCCAGCTCGCTTACACTCACCGCCGGGGCCTCAAAGAGTCTGGTAGCAACAGTGACACCTGCGAATTCTACCAACAAAGACATATGCTGGAGTTCATCAAATATCAATGTGGCCACCGTCAATGATGGAGTAGTTACCGGAGTGTCAGCCGGAACGGCCACAATAACAGCGACTACTATAGATGGTGGGTTTACCGCACAGGCTACGGCAACTGTGGTGGCCCAGGATTACCTGGTTTATGATTTTGAGTCTGGAAACCTCAGCGGATGGACGACTACTGGTAGCGCTTTTGTCTCAGCTGATGTAACCACTGATGTCAATTGGGGATGGGGTGGCCCTTTCAATCAGCAGGGCAGCTATCATTTGTGGTCTGTCAAGTCAGGTGGTGATGCAGATACTGGTACCATGCAGTCTCAGGATTTTATATTGGATGGAAATGGCGTGATCACCTTTATGATCGGTGGAGGATTTGACCTCAATACCCTCTATCTGGCGCTAGTTCGCAAATCTGACGGTGCTGTACTGATGAAAGTCACCGGAGATAATAATGACAGTGAAGCCTATGCCACAAGGCAGTTTAATGCTGTAGACTATGTGGGTACAGAATGTTACCTCAAACTAGTGGACAATTCCACCGGCGGATGGGGGCATATTAACCTGGACAATGTAAGGATTCCGGTAGCCAGCGTGTCTGTGACTGGGGTCGATCTTGACCAGGCTTCTGTGATTTTGACAGAGGGCCACAGTACCACTTTTACAGCTACCGTACTGCCAGTAGGAGCTTCCAATCAGGGAGTAAGTTGGAGTTCGTCCAATACCAATGTGGCCACAGTAGACGCAAATGGTACGGTTACAGCAATAGCTTCGGGGAGTGCTACGATCACGGTCACCACCAACGAAGGAGCTTTCTCTGATCAGACAAGTGTCACTGTAGAGGCGCAGCAATATCTGGTTTATGACTTTGAGTCGGGCAACCTTTCTGGCTGGACCTCCACAGGAAATGCATTCGTCTCAGCCGATGCTACCAATGCAGTGAACTGGGGATGGGGAGGCCCATTCAATCCACAGGGTACTTATCACTTGTGGTCCGTGCAGTCTGGAAGTGATGCCGATACAGGCACCCTTCAAACCGCCGATTTTACACTGGGTGGGAATGGAATCATTACTTTTTTGATCGGTGGAGGATTTGATTTTAACACCGTCTATCTGGCACTTGTTCGTAAGTCAGATGGTGCCGTACTGATGAAAGCCACTGGTGACAACAACGACAGTGAGGATTACATACAGAAGCAATTTGATGCTTCCGCATTTGTGGGCACCGAGTGCTATCTGAAGTTGGTAGACAATGCTACCGGTGGATGGGGGCATATCAACCTCGATAACCTGATCATCCCTACTGTAGGAAACGCAACAGCGCGAATTACCGAAGAGCTCGAAAAGGTGGAGGAAACGATTGTCTTGAGGGTATATCCAAACCCTGTGACTGATGAGTTGCATTTGGATTTACCTAAGGAGTCGGTATATGAGTTGAGCATTCTGTCTATGGATGGTAGAGAAGTCAGAAATCAAACGCTGACGGGCTCAACACTGGATGTTCGGGCACTGAATCCGGGAATGTATCTGGTGATGGTAACTACGGACAGTCAAAAGCATGTTTTTAGAATAATTAAACGATAA
- a CDS encoding GH32 C-terminal domain-containing protein — MKKIQLLFWVGLMLTEQVIAQEVFHVGFNEVSGTNTTTEEVSSQSLSIENLFDRPERITSPDGNALRLDGWSTYISQSNFSLSGIDRALTIEAWYATEAFNRESSSIIELSSASGASGFYLSVGPYGELNFGYHLDNTFYVHNTPNRLSTYQWHHIVATIDLDAGETRVYVDGVVWFLKQGLSASSISVPESTLYIGKRSLDQRANGFSVNVLNGALDDLKVYNVALTEAEITDASQSVPERKVDLYIDPAVRFAGDHLRPQYHPMPNNSWANECYGLMYYEGNYHLFFQKNPNAPQLYFMHWGHLISPDMVHWREVDIALRPTPGFDNFGAWSGTTLKDNAGSPYIFYTGVDGAKAGIGMAIPTGDSLLTWTESESNPLLANAPTSFSHMDFRDPYLWKSDGLYYMIVGSGLQNNGGGILFTYRSSDLVNWTLIPRLYANSDISEYGEFWEMPTFRKLAGDTYLLQLTPTPNNGKPARSIYLLGAWENETFKPYFETPKSLELFDSHMLAPAFGTDDETGDTYIGIIPEDRDGNDQINAGWRQTFSIPRQVRLLEDSTIGQIPHPNLCRLRSDEISVEKLVLENGKRNNLPQFRGNQIEMEFDIKADSNANFVIQVLKHEDEREYTTITFDYELNKIILDRRQSSLSNTLKNTRIGNFVFNPNDTLNVRIFIDHSTLEVFVQNLTVFSARVYPSRAESDLVDVVAIDGEVSVVSAKKWEMASMLDHEVVGQSCVPSNLPTHFNKTPKEPEEPEEPLKSGFKSGWKLYPNPSFDVINLDTPGIENGQYFIYSLSGQQLLSGAIDQERAAIDVHQIPAGMYLLTASDGTLFYSERILIKNKE; from the coding sequence ATGAAGAAGATACAATTGTTGTTTTGGGTAGGATTGATGTTGACAGAGCAGGTCATTGCTCAAGAGGTTTTTCATGTAGGGTTCAACGAAGTTTCAGGGACAAATACCACCACGGAGGAGGTGTCCTCACAGTCACTGAGTATCGAAAACCTTTTTGATCGTCCTGAGCGTATTACGTCACCTGATGGAAACGCCCTGCGACTGGATGGATGGTCTACTTATATTTCACAATCCAACTTTAGTTTATCAGGGATCGATCGTGCACTGACCATAGAAGCATGGTATGCTACTGAGGCTTTCAATAGAGAATCTTCCTCTATCATTGAGCTGTCTTCAGCATCAGGGGCTTCTGGGTTTTATCTAAGTGTGGGCCCTTATGGGGAACTTAACTTTGGCTACCACCTGGATAATACGTTTTATGTGCACAATACACCAAACAGGCTTTCTACTTATCAATGGCATCATATTGTAGCGACTATAGACCTGGATGCTGGGGAGACCAGGGTGTATGTGGATGGTGTCGTGTGGTTTTTAAAACAAGGACTTTCGGCATCCTCTATTTCTGTCCCGGAGAGTACCTTGTACATTGGTAAAAGAAGTCTTGATCAACGCGCAAATGGATTCTCTGTCAATGTGCTCAATGGAGCTTTGGATGACCTAAAAGTCTATAATGTAGCACTCACAGAGGCAGAAATCACGGATGCAAGTCAATCTGTACCTGAGAGGAAAGTTGATTTATATATAGATCCGGCCGTGAGGTTTGCCGGAGATCATTTGCGACCACAATACCATCCGATGCCCAACAACAGCTGGGCCAATGAGTGCTATGGTTTGATGTATTACGAGGGTAACTATCACCTGTTTTTTCAGAAAAACCCGAATGCTCCCCAGCTATATTTCATGCACTGGGGCCATTTGATCAGCCCTGATATGGTACATTGGCGCGAAGTAGATATTGCTTTGAGGCCAACTCCGGGTTTTGATAATTTCGGCGCATGGTCAGGTACCACGCTTAAGGACAATGCTGGAAGTCCCTATATTTTTTACACGGGGGTAGATGGAGCCAAAGCCGGTATTGGCATGGCCATTCCCACCGGGGATTCTTTGCTCACCTGGACTGAAAGTGAGTCCAATCCCTTATTGGCCAATGCACCTACGAGCTTTAGTCACATGGACTTTAGGGACCCATACCTGTGGAAAAGTGATGGGTTGTATTACATGATAGTGGGTTCAGGTTTGCAAAACAATGGTGGCGGCATACTCTTTACCTATCGTTCTTCAGATTTGGTCAATTGGACGCTTATCCCGAGGTTATATGCCAATTCAGACATTTCCGAATACGGGGAGTTTTGGGAAATGCCAACTTTCAGGAAGTTGGCGGGGGATACCTACCTGCTACAGTTGACACCTACGCCTAACAATGGTAAACCGGCACGTTCTATTTATTTGTTGGGCGCCTGGGAAAATGAAACCTTCAAACCTTATTTTGAAACCCCGAAATCACTCGAGTTATTTGATAGCCACATGCTGGCTCCGGCCTTTGGTACAGATGATGAGACGGGAGATACTTACATCGGGATTATTCCCGAAGATCGGGATGGCAATGATCAGATCAATGCCGGGTGGCGACAGACTTTTAGCATACCACGTCAGGTGCGCCTGCTGGAAGATAGCACCATTGGGCAAATACCCCATCCAAACCTTTGCAGGCTGAGGTCTGACGAGATATCGGTGGAAAAATTGGTTTTGGAAAATGGCAAAAGAAACAACCTCCCTCAGTTTAGAGGGAATCAGATCGAAATGGAATTTGATATCAAAGCTGATTCCAATGCCAACTTTGTAATTCAGGTGCTCAAGCATGAAGATGAGCGCGAGTATACAACCATTACTTTTGATTATGAACTGAATAAAATCATTCTGGATAGGCGCCAATCATCCCTTTCGAATACCTTAAAGAACACCAGAATAGGGAATTTTGTATTCAACCCAAATGACACTTTGAACGTGCGCATATTCATTGATCACTCTACTTTAGAGGTGTTTGTGCAAAACCTTACTGTGTTTTCTGCCAGGGTTTATCCTTCTCGGGCGGAAAGCGACCTGGTAGACGTGGTAGCCATAGATGGCGAGGTATCTGTGGTGTCAGCTAAGAAATGGGAAATGGCCTCCATGTTGGACCATGAAGTAGTGGGTCAAAGTTGTGTACCGAGTAACCTTCCTACGCATTTTAACAAGACGCCCAAAGAGCCAGAGGAACCCGAGGAGCCTTTGAAATCGGGCTTTAAATCCGGGTGGAAGCTCTACCCTAATCCCTCGTTTGACGTGATCAACCTGGATACTCCCGGAATAGAAAACGGCCAATATTTTATTTATTCTCTCTCAGGTCAGCAGCTACTAAGTGGAGCCATTGACCAGGAGAGGGCAGCTATAGATGTACATCAAATTCCCGCCGGAATGTATTTACTGACCGCCAGCGATGGCACCCTCTTTTACTCAGAGAGGATACTGATCAAAAACAAAGAATAA